From Pigmentibacter ruber, a single genomic window includes:
- a CDS encoding GAF domain-containing protein — translation MNFTPAIDITKNEEFYSNLFKLVDSYIISEPDWLAQLTNSLALLNEMLPQINWIGIYLLKEKDLVLGPFQGKMACNRIPLEKGVCGKSASELKTMNIDNVGKIENYISCHKETFSELVIPIFYPNKKQELEHLIGVLDIDSPVFARFTEIDQKGLEKIAQLLGDKINWPDPTILRK, via the coding sequence ATGAATTTCACACCAGCAATTGATATCACAAAAAACGAAGAATTTTATTCAAATTTATTTAAACTTGTAGATTCTTATATCATTTCTGAACCTGATTGGTTAGCACAGCTTACAAATTCTTTAGCATTACTTAATGAAATGTTACCTCAAATTAATTGGATAGGAATTTATTTACTTAAAGAAAAAGATCTTGTTCTTGGGCCTTTTCAAGGCAAAATGGCTTGTAATCGAATTCCTTTAGAAAAAGGTGTTTGTGGAAAATCAGCTTCCGAACTAAAAACAATGAACATCGATAATGTCGGAAAAATTGAAAATTATATTTCATGCCATAAAGAAACTTTTTCAGAGCTTGTTATCCCAATTTTTTACCCTAATAAAAAGCAAGAATTAGAGCATTTGATTGGTGTCCTTGATATTGATAGCCCCGTATTTGCAAGATTTACTGAAATTGATCAGAAAGGCTTAGAAAAAATAGCTCAATTA
- a CDS encoding alpha/beta fold hydrolase, which translates to MIEYNLNNFAVYEIEAPSSTNKAVFFSHANGIPALTYKSLLEKMAKELNAYIITYDIRGFGKTKKQSLDNYENKVWFWDILAQDHEELFFAVQKKFPQIKEWILCGHSLGAWLSILSMRKLNVAKLILMDPPILPSKVIFPWFILHLLKKTELSPLSKKVKKRKKMFPSFEIAKQELKKSRLMQNWPLESVENYVNGSFHVKDQNSIIHLRHDPNWEGKIFEEYPMGAWRGFIVIPKEIRNKIQPFFLVGENSDTCNLNAKYWVKLFFPKLKWIKIKNGTHMFPIEQQAETLKELKEIINS; encoded by the coding sequence ATGATTGAATACAACTTAAATAATTTTGCTGTTTATGAAATTGAAGCGCCTAGTAGCACCAATAAAGCAGTTTTTTTTAGCCATGCAAATGGAATCCCAGCATTAACATATAAATCTTTACTAGAAAAAATGGCCAAAGAATTAAATGCATATATTATTACTTATGATATTCGTGGTTTTGGAAAAACTAAGAAACAATCTTTGGACAATTATGAAAATAAAGTTTGGTTTTGGGATATATTAGCTCAAGATCACGAAGAATTATTTTTTGCCGTGCAAAAAAAATTTCCACAAATAAAAGAATGGATCTTGTGTGGACATAGTTTGGGTGCTTGGCTTTCTATTCTTTCTATGCGCAAATTAAATGTAGCAAAACTGATATTAATGGATCCACCAATACTGCCATCAAAAGTTATTTTTCCATGGTTCATTTTACATTTACTTAAAAAAACCGAACTTTCACCTCTCAGTAAAAAAGTAAAAAAAAGAAAAAAAATGTTTCCCTCATTTGAAATAGCAAAACAGGAGCTAAAAAAAAGTAGATTAATGCAAAACTGGCCGCTTGAAAGTGTTGAAAATTATGTTAATGGAAGTTTTCACGTAAAAGATCAAAATAGTATTATTCATTTACGTCACGATCCCAATTGGGAAGGGAAAATATTTGAAGAATATCCTATGGGAGCATGGCGGGGATTCATAGTTATTCCTAAGGAAATTAGGAACAAAATACAGCCCTTTTTTCTCGTCGGAGAAAATAGTGATACCTGCAATCTAAATGCTAAATATTGGGTAAAGCTATTTTTCCCAAAATTAAAATGGATTAAAATAAAAAATGGAACGCATATGTTTCCTATTGAACAACAAGCAGAAACCCTAAAAGAATTAAAAGAAATAATTAATTCCTAA